One Natronolimnobius sp. AArcel1 DNA window includes the following coding sequences:
- the dnaG gene encoding DNA primase DnaG produces the protein MEDTSKYLIHADVTADGVVERSDVVGAIFGQTEGLLGDELDLRDLRQSQKVGRIDVEIRSTAGQSHGHLTIATSLDKVETATLAAALETIDRVGPCRASLEVSEIEDVRAAKRKDVVDRAKELLETGFDDSVMSSEEILAEVRQHVRVEDITEYEGLPAGPRVTDSDAIIVVEGRADVLTLLKYGIKNAIAVEGTNVPDAVAELTRHRTVTAFLDGDRGGDLILEELEQVGEIDYVAFAPAGESVEELDHHQLFTALRNKVPYETVSSLSEPREAIAATDGSASPAPAPADETSANSSSSPIRDPSTRTQANLEPSPAVSAESTAGQRSNEDVTESTNGTDSATAPAADTPSEEGTGETQQAVDHETVYGHATEVIRHDTDHVRFLDADNETIAEADSGAASSELEDCEPVPTTVVLDDVLSQQLLDVAADVGVDRIIARSLGQFTKRPTSVSVHAIDDVAETPPDT, from the coding sequence ATGGAAGACACCTCGAAATACCTTATCCACGCGGACGTCACCGCTGACGGTGTCGTCGAGCGCAGCGACGTCGTCGGTGCCATCTTCGGCCAGACCGAAGGGCTCCTCGGCGACGAACTCGATCTGCGCGATCTGCGCCAATCCCAGAAAGTCGGGCGCATCGACGTCGAAATCAGAAGCACCGCCGGCCAATCACACGGTCACCTCACCATCGCTACCAGCCTCGACAAAGTCGAAACCGCAACCCTCGCCGCCGCCCTCGAGACGATTGATCGCGTTGGTCCCTGTCGGGCCAGTCTCGAGGTCAGCGAGATCGAAGACGTTCGAGCAGCCAAGCGCAAGGATGTCGTCGACCGCGCGAAGGAATTGCTCGAGACGGGCTTCGACGACAGCGTGATGAGTTCCGAGGAAATCCTCGCGGAGGTGCGCCAGCACGTTCGCGTCGAGGATATCACGGAGTACGAGGGACTGCCCGCGGGTCCGCGAGTCACCGACAGCGACGCGATCATCGTCGTCGAAGGCCGCGCCGACGTGCTCACCCTGCTCAAGTACGGCATCAAAAACGCAATCGCAGTCGAGGGAACGAACGTTCCCGACGCGGTCGCAGAACTTACTCGCCACCGAACCGTCACGGCGTTTCTCGACGGCGACCGCGGCGGCGACCTGATTCTCGAGGAACTCGAGCAAGTGGGTGAAATCGACTACGTCGCGTTCGCCCCTGCAGGTGAGTCCGTCGAGGAACTTGACCACCATCAGCTGTTTACCGCCCTTCGGAACAAAGTCCCCTACGAGACGGTCTCGAGTCTGAGCGAGCCGCGGGAAGCAATCGCCGCGACCGACGGTAGCGCCTCGCCAGCGCCTGCACCGGCCGACGAGACGAGTGCGAACTCGAGTTCCTCTCCAATACGCGATCCATCAACACGCACGCAAGCCAATCTCGAGCCGTCCCCTGCTGTCTCTGCCGAAAGTACGGCTGGACAACGCAGTAACGAGGATGTAACGGAGTCAACGAACGGCACCGACTCGGCGACTGCGCCGGCAGCGGATACGCCGTCGGAGGAGGGAACTGGCGAGACACAGCAGGCCGTCGACCACGAGACCGTCTACGGCCACGCAACCGAGGTCATCCGCCACGATACCGACCACGTTCGCTTTCTCGACGCTGACAACGAGACGATTGCAGAGGCTGACTCGGGTGCCGCCTCGAGCGAACTCGAGGACTGTGAGCCTGTTCCGACGACTGTCGTGCTCGATGACGTGTTGAGCCAGCAGCTACTGGATGTGGCCGCTGACGTTGGTG
- a CDS encoding sodium:solute symporter encodes MTLALQLGIIVGYLILALLVGLFAYRLTDRTAEDFYLASRTFGTVVLLFTTFATLLSAFTFFAGPNVAYEQGPEWVLVMGLMDGIIFAILWYVIGYKQWLLGQQRGYVTLGEMLGDRFGSSRLRGLVAGISLLWLFPYVMLQQVGAGTALEALTEGALPYWLGAGLITAFMILYVVLAGMRGIAWTDTLQGLFMLVVTWLALVWLLAVVGGPTAATAALEAEVAQHVALGSDFYTVQWMLSTAITIGFGVAMFPQVNQRFFAAGSKTVLKRSFALWPILCVLLFVPSFLLGAWARGLDVTVPEGGNVLPIVLAEYTPVWFAALVIAGAMAAMMSSSDSMLLSGSSYFTRDLYRPYLDRSVSERREDLIARIGVVVFATAAFLASLWNPATLFELGDAAFSGFAQLALPVMVALYWRRTTRAGITAGILVSQAFYLTTVFLGTVVAALEALALVPLLGALSPALIAVVTTVFQPTYLGWTAGLVGMGLGLAVTVGVSLVTTPAADERRAIYFDGLRAD; translated from the coding sequence ATGACGCTTGCGCTGCAGTTGGGGATCATCGTCGGCTACCTGATACTCGCGTTGCTCGTCGGCCTGTTCGCCTACCGGCTCACCGACCGGACCGCTGAGGACTTCTATCTCGCCAGCCGAACCTTCGGCACCGTCGTCCTCCTCTTTACGACCTTTGCGACGCTGCTGTCGGCGTTTACCTTCTTTGCCGGGCCGAACGTCGCCTACGAGCAAGGCCCCGAATGGGTGCTCGTGATGGGCCTGATGGACGGCATCATCTTCGCCATCCTCTGGTACGTCATCGGCTACAAACAGTGGCTCCTCGGCCAGCAACGCGGCTACGTCACCCTCGGCGAGATGCTCGGCGACCGATTCGGCTCGAGTCGCCTGCGCGGACTCGTCGCCGGAATCAGTCTGCTCTGGCTCTTTCCGTACGTCATGCTCCAACAGGTCGGCGCGGGCACGGCACTCGAGGCGCTGACCGAGGGCGCACTGCCGTACTGGCTCGGTGCAGGGCTGATTACGGCGTTTATGATCCTCTATGTCGTCCTCGCAGGGATGCGCGGCATCGCCTGGACCGACACCCTTCAGGGGCTGTTCATGCTCGTCGTCACGTGGCTCGCGCTGGTCTGGCTGCTCGCCGTGGTCGGCGGGCCGACTGCGGCCACCGCGGCGCTCGAAGCCGAAGTCGCCCAGCACGTCGCCCTCGGAAGTGACTTTTACACCGTGCAGTGGATGCTCTCGACGGCGATCACGATTGGCTTCGGTGTGGCGATGTTCCCGCAGGTGAACCAGCGCTTTTTCGCCGCGGGCTCGAAGACGGTGCTCAAGCGCTCGTTCGCACTCTGGCCGATTCTGTGCGTGCTCCTGTTCGTTCCCTCGTTCCTGCTCGGTGCGTGGGCACGCGGCCTCGATGTGACGGTTCCGGAGGGAGGGAACGTCCTGCCGATTGTCCTCGCAGAGTACACGCCGGTCTGGTTCGCCGCGCTCGTTATTGCCGGCGCGATGGCCGCGATGATGTCCTCGTCGGACTCGATGCTCCTTTCGGGGTCATCGTACTTCACACGGGACCTCTACCGACCGTACCTCGACCGAAGCGTCTCTGAGCGTCGCGAGGATCTCATCGCGCGCATCGGCGTCGTCGTCTTCGCGACCGCCGCGTTCCTCGCCAGCCTCTGGAACCCTGCGACGCTGTTCGAACTCGGCGACGCGGCTTTCAGTGGCTTCGCCCAACTCGCGCTTCCCGTCATGGTCGCACTCTACTGGCGACGGACTACCAGAGCCGGGATTACCGCCGGTATCCTCGTCAGTCAGGCGTTCTACCTCACGACTGTGTTTCTCGGAACGGTCGTAGCCGCACTCGAGGCGCTTGCGCTCGTTCCACTCCTCGGGGCACTCTCGCCTGCACTCATCGCCGTCGTCACGACGGTCTTCCAGCCGACGTATCTGGGTTGGACGGCCGGACTCGTCGGGATGGGACTCGGCCTAGCGGTCACCGTCGGCGTGTCGCTGGTAACGACGCCTGCGGCGGACGAACGACGGGCGATCTACTTCGACGGGCTGCGGGCGGACTGA
- a CDS encoding HEAT repeat domain-containing protein: MVLLQIFVVIVAVCLFVGALTFGLSVVRYWFDRRQEGARGDLLPELFAHLEEPGPETATWYDSLSRVEQYVVRQSIIQYLRRLEGSDHRKFVALSAALGLDEHARALCRRRSTFNTLRGLIWLTLLKQSPSTAFLRRHCMATPETRAAAARLLCTVDEDVADMDATALLLRDGETPMSVYALDTLYQLNRSDSTPLLAKAGADASWWNDQLLLQCLTVLSHCQSAEQIEQFAWLPPLLEAESPQIRAGALLAFARQGWRDAFREHVVVEDVLSDPEPEVRTAAYELLGQWGDRPALEWLRYGVYNDPDDRSRLAAARTLAARGDDLPMLAGPETETSRTIAWVQNEHRSRRRIATGWS; encoded by the coding sequence ATGGTCCTCCTGCAGATTTTTGTTGTAATCGTCGCCGTCTGTCTGTTCGTCGGCGCGCTCACGTTCGGGCTGTCGGTCGTTCGATACTGGTTTGATCGGCGCCAGGAGGGCGCTCGTGGCGACTTGCTCCCCGAACTGTTTGCCCATCTCGAGGAGCCAGGCCCGGAGACAGCGACGTGGTACGACTCGCTCTCGAGGGTCGAACAGTACGTCGTTCGCCAGTCGATTATTCAGTATCTGCGCCGCCTCGAGGGAAGCGATCACCGCAAATTCGTCGCGCTGTCGGCTGCGCTTGGCCTCGACGAGCACGCGAGGGCGCTGTGTCGGCGTCGCTCGACGTTCAACACACTTCGGGGGCTGATCTGGCTGACGCTACTCAAACAGTCGCCGTCGACGGCGTTTTTGCGCCGACACTGCATGGCCACGCCGGAGACGCGTGCGGCTGCCGCCCGACTGCTCTGTACCGTTGATGAGGATGTCGCAGACATGGACGCTACCGCATTACTCCTCCGTGACGGCGAAACCCCGATGTCGGTGTACGCCCTCGATACGCTCTACCAGCTCAATCGCTCGGATTCAACGCCGCTGCTTGCAAAGGCTGGCGCCGACGCAAGCTGGTGGAACGACCAACTGCTCTTGCAGTGTCTGACCGTCCTCTCACACTGTCAGTCCGCCGAGCAAATCGAACAGTTTGCGTGGCTCCCGCCGCTGCTCGAGGCGGAGTCGCCACAGATCCGTGCCGGCGCGTTGCTCGCGTTTGCACGCCAGGGGTGGCGCGATGCGTTCCGCGAGCACGTCGTCGTCGAGGACGTCCTGTCCGATCCCGAACCGGAGGTCCGAACCGCTGCCTACGAACTGCTTGGCCAGTGGGGCGACCGTCCGGCCCTCGAGTGGCTTCGCTACGGCGTCTACAATGACCCGGACGACCGCTCGAGACTCGCTGCGGCCCGGACGCTGGCCGCACGCGGGGACGACCTCCCGATGCTTGCGGGCCCTGAGACTGAGACCAGCCGAACGATTGCGTGGGTGCAAAACGAACACCGCTCGAGACGGAGGATCGCAACTGGATGGTCGTAG
- a CDS encoding HAMP domain-containing sensor histidine kinase, translating to MTEPTFDSDTARVQLYEIMRADCSFEQKAEQALDLGTQYLGVENGHVTKIDEQSDYWKSIASTDPVGGEFPPGLVLDLETTYCRRTVRADEPIALAHASEQEWEDDAAYDAHGLECYHGTTITLEDGVYGTVCFVSHDPRPEPFSSTETMFAELIARLLEHELERERTAAQIEHLDNFATVVSHDLRSPLTVVDGWVELAEESGDLELLQHVHPAVDRMERLLEDVLAAARNGKIVAEMRPISLAEVAWAAWESLETGPHDLVVDTDATVRASDERLQALLENLFRNAITHGVPDEPTDSDDADAQSLTITVSDLVDDHGRPDGFAVSDNGVGIPEDHRDSIFETGYTTSSEGTGFGLAIVEAIVDAHRWSISLAEHGGDDEGADDGGGTTFEIRDVDFQSPKRS from the coding sequence ATGACTGAGCCGACTTTCGATTCGGATACGGCTCGAGTTCAGCTGTACGAGATCATGCGTGCCGACTGCTCGTTCGAGCAGAAAGCCGAGCAGGCGCTCGACCTCGGCACGCAGTATCTCGGCGTCGAGAACGGGCACGTGACGAAAATCGACGAGCAAAGCGACTACTGGAAGTCCATCGCAAGCACCGACCCCGTCGGCGGGGAGTTCCCGCCCGGTCTCGTTCTCGACCTCGAGACGACTTACTGCCGGCGAACCGTTCGCGCGGATGAGCCAATCGCACTCGCCCACGCATCCGAACAGGAATGGGAAGACGACGCCGCCTACGACGCCCACGGCCTCGAGTGCTACCACGGGACAACGATCACGCTCGAGGACGGCGTCTACGGGACCGTCTGTTTCGTCTCGCACGATCCCCGACCGGAGCCGTTCTCGAGCACCGAGACGATGTTCGCCGAACTAATCGCGCGACTCCTCGAGCACGAACTCGAGCGCGAGCGCACGGCGGCCCAGATCGAACACCTCGACAACTTCGCGACCGTTGTCAGTCACGACCTGCGGAGCCCACTGACCGTCGTCGATGGCTGGGTCGAACTGGCCGAAGAGTCCGGCGACCTCGAGTTACTCCAGCACGTCCACCCTGCCGTTGATCGAATGGAGCGCCTGCTCGAGGACGTCCTCGCCGCGGCTCGAAACGGGAAAATCGTCGCTGAGATGCGCCCGATATCACTCGCGGAGGTCGCCTGGGCCGCCTGGGAAAGCCTCGAGACGGGGCCACACGACCTCGTCGTCGACACGGACGCCACTGTTCGTGCGAGCGACGAGCGACTACAGGCGCTGCTCGAGAACCTGTTTCGGAATGCGATTACACACGGCGTCCCCGACGAACCGACAGACTCGGACGACGCCGACGCCCAGTCACTGACGATCACCGTCTCCGATCTCGTGGACGACCACGGCCGTCCCGACGGCTTTGCCGTTTCAGACAACGGTGTCGGCATTCCCGAGGACCACCGCGACTCGATCTTCGAGACTGGCTACACGACCTCGAGCGAGGGCACTGGCTTCGGCCTCGCAATCGTTGAGGCCATCGTCGACGCCCACAGGTGGTCGATCAGTCTCGCCGAACACGGCGGCGACGATGAGGGCGCTGATGATGGTGGTGGCACAACATTCGAGATTCGCGATGTCGATTTCCAGTCACCCAAACGCTCATAG
- a CDS encoding class I SAM-dependent methyltransferase: MDRTVKARWERTSDEFQETADISVGINWGWDDIDDETLLGDLEGKDVLELGCGGGQDTAALAERGATVTGIDLSREQLGHATALFDEHDLEIDVAEGSVTALPFGADQFDLAFNTWVFQWVPDLQACFEEAYRVLRPGGRLVFSMPHPFFSLTDAETHKLEESYFDTGRHVLVDHREDYPNMVTYRRRVSDVHNALREAGFVVDELKEPGSSDPGDHEAGPWGESPPELRAKIPRVLIVAATAE, translated from the coding sequence ATGGATCGCACCGTGAAAGCGCGCTGGGAACGCACGAGCGACGAGTTTCAGGAAACCGCCGACATTTCTGTCGGGATCAACTGGGGCTGGGACGATATCGACGACGAGACGCTTCTGGGCGATCTCGAGGGGAAAGACGTCCTCGAACTCGGCTGTGGCGGCGGGCAGGATACAGCTGCCCTCGCTGAGCGCGGTGCCACTGTGACGGGCATCGACCTCTCGCGCGAGCAACTCGGGCACGCGACGGCGCTGTTCGACGAGCACGACCTCGAAATCGATGTCGCCGAGGGCTCAGTGACGGCGCTGCCCTTTGGGGCCGATCAGTTCGACCTCGCGTTCAACACGTGGGTGTTCCAGTGGGTGCCGGATCTGCAGGCCTGCTTCGAGGAGGCTTACCGCGTGCTCCGTCCCGGCGGGCGACTCGTCTTCTCGATGCCGCATCCGTTCTTCTCGCTTACCGACGCCGAGACGCACAAACTCGAGGAGAGCTACTTCGATACCGGCCGTCACGTTCTCGTCGACCACCGCGAGGACTATCCGAATATGGTCACCTACCGCCGCCGAGTCAGCGACGTGCATAACGCATTGCGGGAGGCAGGATTTGTCGTCGACGAACTGAAAGAGCCCGGCTCGTCTGATCCCGGCGACCACGAGGCGGGGCCGTGGGGCGAGTCCCCACCCGAATTACGCGCGAAAATTCCCCGCGTACTGATCGTCGCCGCGACGGCGGAATAA
- a CDS encoding response regulator transcription factor, whose amino-acid sequence MTHQILIAEDDEPIIEILRYRLESDAFEVEAVTDGDDCWETLEATEDLPDALLLDVMMPGLDGFTVLKRLRDNSRYDDLVVILVTGRGLEEDVVRGFELGADDYVMKPFSPSEIAVRLKRSLR is encoded by the coding sequence ATGACCCACCAGATCCTGATCGCCGAGGACGACGAACCGATCATCGAGATACTTCGCTACCGTCTCGAGTCCGACGCGTTCGAGGTCGAAGCCGTCACCGACGGCGACGACTGCTGGGAGACGCTGGAAGCAACTGAGGACCTCCCCGACGCGCTCTTGCTCGACGTAATGATGCCAGGGCTCGACGGCTTTACGGTTCTCAAACGGCTCCGTGACAATTCGCGCTACGATGACCTCGTCGTGATTCTCGTCACTGGCCGCGGACTCGAGGAAGACGTCGTTCGCGGATTCGAACTCGGTGCGGACGACTACGTGATGAAACCGTTCAGCCCCTCCGAAATCGCTGTTCGACTCAAACGGTCGCTCCGATAA
- a CDS encoding DUF3311 domain-containing protein: protein MRRLEIGGWIVVGVVLCALSIPWFLWGNATTIAGIPLWLWWHIGWMLLASVVFWYFAQTAWGIGIEPESEGDSSERPDRPQNEYAGGDTR, encoded by the coding sequence ATGCGTCGGCTCGAGATTGGTGGCTGGATTGTCGTCGGAGTCGTCCTCTGTGCGCTCTCGATTCCGTGGTTTCTCTGGGGGAACGCCACGACCATCGCGGGGATTCCGCTGTGGCTCTGGTGGCACATTGGCTGGATGCTCCTCGCATCGGTCGTCTTCTGGTACTTCGCCCAGACCGCGTGGGGAATCGGGATCGAACCCGAGAGTGAGGGCGACTCGAGCGAGCGCCCTGACCGGCCCCAGAACGAGTACGCCGGAGGTGACACCCGATGA
- a CDS encoding helix-turn-helix domain-containing protein, with product MARLFPFRSETPSQEGQPRVVDLEGEDADAVFSALSSTTARQIYARLDEDPGTPSDIADAIDSSIQNVRYHLENLEEAGLVEVVDTWYSSRGNEMSVYATTDGPLIVTSDESTASQLKAAISRLIGGVGALAGGSLLVQHGVTEWVDPAGTPAPDTEREAAANGDAAADDGETLSGASAESADEPDAEAADEPREDADDGFGTQTVDEEASEEEADDAATSDDAADESVDDLEDDAPADDTDDAEPTADGYDAAADDTALNATDVAEPDALATVPPGLLFFLGGLVVFLAVWLYWYWYRPAY from the coding sequence ATGGCCCGTCTGTTCCCCTTCCGGTCGGAAACGCCATCACAGGAAGGGCAACCGCGCGTCGTCGACCTCGAGGGTGAAGACGCCGACGCGGTTTTTAGCGCCCTCTCGTCGACGACGGCCCGCCAAATTTACGCGCGACTTGATGAGGACCCCGGAACGCCGAGTGACATCGCCGACGCCATCGACTCCTCGATTCAGAACGTCCGCTACCACCTCGAGAATCTCGAGGAGGCGGGCCTCGTCGAGGTTGTCGATACCTGGTACTCCTCGCGGGGGAACGAGATGAGCGTCTACGCGACGACGGATGGGCCACTGATCGTCACGAGCGACGAGTCGACAGCGAGTCAGCTGAAAGCCGCGATTTCGCGCCTGATCGGCGGCGTTGGCGCACTCGCTGGCGGGAGCTTGCTCGTCCAGCACGGGGTCACTGAGTGGGTCGATCCGGCGGGCACGCCAGCCCCGGACACAGAGCGCGAGGCGGCAGCCAATGGCGACGCTGCAGCGGACGACGGCGAGACGCTTTCTGGAGCGTCAGCTGAGTCGGCTGATGAACCGGACGCCGAGGCGGCCGACGAGCCACGCGAGGACGCAGACGACGGGTTCGGAACGCAAACAGTCGACGAGGAAGCGTCGGAGGAGGAAGCTGACGATGCGGCAACAAGCGATGACGCAGCGGACGAATCGGTGGACGACCTCGAGGATGATGCGCCAGCGGACGATACGGACGACGCCGAACCGACGGCTGATGGGTACGACGCCGCTGCCGATGACACTGCGTTGAACGCCACTGATGTCGCCGAACCGGATGCACTGGCGACCGTCCCGCCCGGATTACTCTTTTTCCTCGGTGGACTCGTCGTGTTTCTCGCTGTCTGGCTCTATTGGTACTGGTATCGTCCAGCATACTGA
- a CDS encoding glycosyltransferase family 2 protein, translated as MVVAADPTFLLWAISWFFLLYFALVNGSYLFVHLASIVSLQRDFRDWLLEPTYNPYRSPFLPGIAVLVPAYNEEAVIVDSVRSLLNLEYGTFDVVVINDGSTDETLEELLEAFDLEPVDADVPFDLPCEPVDTVYQSPEVDLVVIDKANGGKADALNAGVFFTDQPLFCAIDADSIVERGALLEVVEPFLKDPERTIATGGAVRVANGCSITRSSVTEVGLSKNWLASLQTVEYLRAFLSGRIGLSALGGLLIISGAFGVFRTSAVREVGGYSTETITEDMELIVRLHHHYAETDYTITFVPYPVVWTEVPATRQALARQRMRWYQGLLETLWMHRSMIGNPKYGAIGLFAMPFFLFVEALGPLIEGLGYVIVPFAFILGALNVPFFLLFLGVAVGIGTLLSWLSVLNEVLSFRRYRNPKDIAALLGYSLLEHVPYRQWKSAITWLALIRYVRGHSTWGEMVRAGFDQ; from the coding sequence ATGGTCGTAGCTGCCGATCCCACATTCCTGCTGTGGGCCATCAGCTGGTTTTTCCTGCTGTACTTTGCGCTCGTCAACGGCAGCTATCTGTTCGTCCATCTCGCCTCCATCGTCTCGCTCCAGCGAGACTTTCGCGACTGGCTGCTCGAGCCAACGTACAACCCCTACCGGTCGCCGTTTCTGCCCGGTATTGCAGTCCTCGTTCCCGCCTACAACGAGGAAGCCGTCATCGTCGACTCCGTTCGCTCCCTGCTCAACCTCGAGTACGGTACCTTCGACGTCGTCGTCATCAACGATGGCTCGACCGACGAAACGCTCGAGGAACTGCTCGAGGCGTTCGATCTCGAGCCGGTGGATGCGGACGTGCCGTTCGATCTCCCCTGCGAACCAGTCGATACGGTCTATCAGTCGCCAGAGGTCGATCTCGTCGTCATCGATAAGGCAAACGGCGGGAAGGCCGACGCGCTCAATGCAGGCGTCTTCTTCACCGATCAGCCGCTGTTCTGTGCCATCGATGCCGACAGCATTGTCGAGCGCGGCGCGCTGCTCGAGGTCGTCGAACCGTTCCTGAAAGACCCCGAGCGGACCATCGCGACTGGCGGCGCGGTTCGGGTTGCAAACGGCTGTTCGATCACCCGAAGCAGCGTCACGGAGGTCGGCCTCTCGAAGAACTGGCTTGCCTCGCTCCAGACCGTCGAGTACCTGCGGGCGTTTCTCTCGGGACGGATCGGCCTCAGCGCGCTCGGCGGCCTCCTGATCATCTCCGGTGCGTTCGGCGTATTTCGCACGAGCGCCGTCCGCGAAGTCGGCGGCTACTCGACGGAGACGATCACCGAGGACATGGAACTCATCGTTCGGCTCCATCACCACTACGCGGAGACCGATTACACGATTACGTTCGTTCCCTACCCCGTCGTCTGGACCGAAGTGCCCGCGACCCGACAGGCGCTTGCCCGGCAGCGAATGCGCTGGTATCAGGGCTTACTCGAGACGCTCTGGATGCATCGCAGCATGATCGGGAACCCGAAATACGGTGCAATCGGCCTCTTTGCGATGCCGTTTTTCCTGTTCGTCGAGGCGCTCGGCCCGCTCATCGAGGGACTTGGCTACGTCATCGTTCCGTTCGCGTTCATCCTCGGCGCGCTGAACGTGCCCTTCTTCTTGCTATTTCTCGGCGTTGCCGTCGGCATCGGTACCCTGCTGTCGTGGCTAAGCGTCCTCAACGAAGTCCTCAGTTTCCGGCGCTATCGAAATCCGAAGGATATCGCCGCCCTGCTTGGCTACTCACTGCTCGAGCACGTTCCCTACCGGCAGTGGAAGTCCGCGATTACGTGGCTCGCGCTGATCCGGTACGTCCGTGGGCACTCAACGTGGGGCGAGATGGTCCGGGCCGGATTCGACCAATAG